From Plasmodium malariae genome assembly, chromosome: 8:
aataaaaagtatgcAACTTGTGTtaattaacaaattataataacgTACACCTTCCATTTAATGTAATGAAGTAAGtgagttaattttttactttctcAAGCATACATTGAAAGGTTTATTTAacttaaactttttttttccttttatttaatagaaatatttatttatttatttcctcaataatagaaataatacggtacaagtaatttttttatgtcaatttattttatcgtaATTATTTACtcaatacatttataatagtatataattaaccgttatgtatatgtaataataaaataattagtaTAAGTACATTATAATTCTTAGTAACTGTATAATTAATGCAAATCTAACAATCATTCACATACGAATTCTAGTAAGACtaaaataatatcaataAATCTAGCTATTTTTTACAAGAAACGTGAACTTCAAAGTTGCATTTATGAATTACatgtaaaaaagtaattctatgttttccttatattttatttaaaaaaaatatgagttCTAAATATCAGAGatttatttatgataaatataattcatatatttttttatatatactcaaaatattattaaaatattacttgATTTATTTATAGACAACTATAAAAAGAagcataaatgtatatgtatatatctaaaCGCGAAGAAAGgatgatataaaatacatacttattttaattacTCCTATtgtgaatttatatatttatatacatatataacttttaGAGAGAACTACAATATAGGGgagataaaaaaagttattgtatatatgatctattaatatgttattggatttatttctttaatttaatatttgaatgacataaaaaattagggccatatatactatatttatttataaattttcaatgtaattcatatttaattaatttttgcaaaattgaATTAACGCACAATTAGAAaccataataaaattattaataattttaatttcatattaaattctacatatttaaaaatgcaaaGTATGTAAACTATTCCGTCTATAACTCAAATAGAAAAGAAACCTTAtcttcttatatattattaacttctcatttattacttttatataataaaattgaatGTATATTTGAATGATTTTTACAgtaaatattcttaataacTCTTATCTCATATaacttattttatacaataaatattttagccgtttcttaaataaataaaatatacatatatattaatgcaaCAAATTCTCTTCATTTcctttcattaaaaaaaaaacaagacacatttattgttaaattaaaaggaattttatatttttcaattacATTAACAAATAGTAATTTTCATcaaagaaaagataaaaaatagcacacaaaatttttattatttcatatataaagaaacaaaatacTCTAATAAAATTGTATTGATTATACTGTtatgttttcatttaaaaacatatgaatatattctTCGTAGAAACCTATTTTAAATCAAAAATAGATGATATATACAGTGGTATATAATTAAGttaatacaataattttaaatacaaatttaaacaaattaaaacattcaaatccataaaaaaactaagaacatatatttttattctttggAGTTAGAAAATGCATTAATATGTAATTGATTGCATAAATTTTCAGCAATTAACTATATGTTTATTGTACACATAACTAATAACACTGTAGATATTAaatcatattaaaatatacgttacattataaatatatattccttattattcatttcactttttattgaacttaattttttcatattttttagcttttttatggtaataaaaaaCGTACGATATAAGTGTAACacctaatattaaaaaaggtataacatataatacaatattaaataattctcCTAATACACTTTTAGATGAATTTGTTACACCAGTCAATAACCACTTAAAATATTGCTTTAAAATTCCCTCGTAGGGACTTAGAATCGACTTCAATCCTGATAATTCCCAAAATGCATCTACATTAGATAAACACAGAGATATATCTACTATGAGTAGACTAAATAACaacaaaaacaataataaaggtGATACTAATCGTAATGAGAATTTTTTacgcattatttttttgtaagtcTTATCACTAATATTCTTGTTCcttttaagaaaatctaCAAAATCTAgctctttgaatatttttttttcaagatgactgtatttttttgtcaCAAATTTAGAACATTTATTGTTCATATCTTGTTTTTGTccatcataattatttagtGAACCTctatataattctttctttttttctgtgCACTCCTTTTCAGTATTAGATATACCCTTTTTTTTGTCCATTCcattatttgatatatcaTCTCTTAACATTACAACTTTTGAATCcttatcctttttatattttgctagtaaTCGATATATTCTGTCGTCCAATTTTATAGCAAGCGTGTACTTTTTGCCTAGGTATTTGTTAGACCTAATCTAAAAatccaaaataaataatagttatttaatgaataaataatataatgatgaaaacagtattcataaaaatataaaatgaaaaatataaataacaaaaatatacttaaataattttatcatacCACATGATCACTTAAATGAGGTATCCACGTTAAAAAGATAAGTacaacaattttaataaatgagaaaatcataatgctttttttcatcttttgttctttaaatattttaaaatatttattaaaaaatacataaaaagttATACTATAACCTCTTAAAGGCAAAGGATATTATAGTAGTTActtaattctattttttttttttttttgtatctacttaataaaatttatataaatgtaaagtatattataacatcgatatacaaaaataatattaaaaaggtattatataatttataactttatagtgtttattaaaaaaaaataactttcatataaataaaataattttaatttatataaaaatattcaaaatatatattttaattatttagaaGAGTAGTTTAACTAaatgatttttattataaatttcattcagaatatattatgaaaaaaataatatttccatATTATAAGGAAATAAGGAATTTATATACCATATAGATCGtatagtatacatataaaatacattatttcaTACCCCAAAGCTATAAGTAATGTTATGAATatcttttcattaaaaattataattttattaacatgatattttaaaaaaaattatttgtaaaaaaatattaattataacaatacaaaaacagtaataataaatgaggataactatattttacataatattttgtaatatgtTAGTATATCAGCATAATATACTTATGCATAAAGGAAATACGATCTTTTATATTCTAGACCATGCTTAAAGAATCGAGTATATATGGAAATACCTAATttctgaaaaaatatataaagttaaatAAGTTCTAATTTTCCTGTTTTTTCGAAAAATTTTGAAAGTTAtagatttaattaaaataaatatatatcattatttctaagtgaaaactatttatatcttactacttaattatttttaattaattgtaAACATTTAGAaggaatattaatataatcaaaaaaaaaaaaaaaaaaaaagaaaattagaaatatatatattaattacgacgcacaatattattatatatatatatataaaaaaatagaaattaaaataaaaaccttattctataaataataaataaatatattttatatataaataacactTTTTTgagattttattattacttctttctttgaaattatattgaattaaatatttagcgaattatataaaatttttgtcgTTTTTATCTTCTAAATATTCTGTAAGGCGCTGTACTAAAGATATTTATCAATGACTATAAGGTATAGTGATTCAGCTATTggttaaaatttaaatgggAACAATTCTAtccattatttaataatttatatatgtgttctTTTATAGAGccactttttaatttttttttcccttaattttttttctatttatacaACATCTATGTTAAGTAAACaattacacatataaaaaaataaaaaacatatgaaaCCATATtggaattataaaattttcactAAAGTATATTACAGTagaataaaaagtatttatacttttatgtttaactttcatttattttttacaaaaggaaaaacatgTGAAATACTTCCATAACTAGTAGCAATTAACATAACAATATATAAGGGATAAAAGAAATTGAAAGGTAATTCTTTTTTGCTTTGATATTTCATGTAGAATTCCACTTCTATAGTTCTCTTGGAAGTTATAGACATAACTCAACATATGATCTTTTGGATGTGGATAAGCCAATTTTACATCATTTCAAATTTTCATATGCTTCACTAGTTcgtaaagtaaaaaatacaCATTATGTTCTCTTTTTAATTACTGCACATAATTACTTATGTCTTGGGGTTTTACCATATATGTGAACATATGTTATCAATTTAAATAAGagattttttgtattatacgTAATacaatattcaaaataataaaacagaaaatatGTGCTACTgtaattataatacattaacTCGATATTGAGATacgtatattaaaaaaataaatgcaaatCGTTCTTTAATTAGGggcattttatattattttttataggaATTTCtttatgataattataaactTAGTAGAGATAAGAGATGTCAGAATATCGTTCATACTtccaataaatataaatacattactTAGTTATGTCTTTTCTAATTTCACTCAAAAGATTTgttatactatatatatatatatatatatgtacgtacattGTCAACAGCATAATAAggtatataacaaaaaatattataaaacaatCAAATAATATCCCCTTcctaatttatttatacattacccaaatgaaatatttttaatagaactaatctataaatattataaatttagttctacaaattcaaaatattgttaatattatattttttataaaaaggcaattaatgtaataaaaaaaattacttttatttatatcttaataatataggatttaaataaaaagaagtttTTTCAcaaatcaaaaatatattttagaaatatatatttctttatatttaacattttgttatatatatatatataaaacatattttaatttcttaaattatCGAAgcttatttcctttttttagaGCAGAATTAATtggatatataataatatacataagcaATGAacttaaagaaaaaatgtaacaggagtaaaattaaaatatctaCTATAAAACGTAAACTCCGAAtactaattaaaaattatattatttacattatatctataacttcatatttttaacgtataagtaaaataaaatatcttttaaaattattttttaaataaatatgattgatatttttattataaaatatattatgccgaataaaaatgaactttatttttattgttaaaaaaaatatatcgaAGCGAGATATAAAATCAGTTCGTTTCATTATTTACTAACTAATAAATActcatttataattttaaaagtatattacacattttttattcactTAACaccatattatttaaaactaaaaaatattaaaaataattaagacacttttttatgataataaatacaaatcaactcacaataacaataacattatataaatacgtttttacttattaattttaaggactatacaaatatttttttaaaaatatctttttgaATGCAGAAACATATATGTGAAACATGATATGATATTAGATGTAGAAAATATTCTAAATCCACTGGAAAAAGTCAAAATagtcaaattaaaaaaacaataaaaagtgtttatttttaatgttcatcataaaaaaggataagTAGATATGAGggattttataaaatttaagcaATTACAGGTATATTCtctatttttgtataacattcaggaaattatatgtatgtattgtTACAAAAAAAGTGCTTTACGGAAAGAAGGATATGccgtattatttatttcacattttttatattttaactttaCATTTCTTATGAGTTTTCTGcctatataaataataactgGTATAACTATAACCGCTATTACCAACAACGCTATACTTGTTTCATGCAAATCAAACTTATCAAATGATATTTCAAACGTACAACCACtctttaaaaagaaatatctATAAAGAATGACTGCTAATGCATATAGTACAATGAAGCTAAATAAAACAGTAATAACATctacttttaataatatgtcCTTTCTTAAATACGCAAAATCTGAATTTATAGCGGCCCTAaccttatttttatagtatattttgTCTAACATTCTTTTtccaaaataattttttatgttgcCACCAGAAgacttacattttttatattttccataaTCTCTTgcattatttaatgaacatTCATTTCgaagtttattttttcctttagatactttttcattattacagATAggttttttttcgtattccCTATTATTTGgaatttcttcttttatccACATCATATCTGAACGCCTTCCCTGATTATGCTTTGCTAATAAACGATAATTTCTGgtatctatttttatattaacatggTTGTTTTCattcaaaaatttattatagatactctataaaaacaaatatccATGGTTTACAAGTATAAATAGCTTTATGATAACAAAaactattaataaataaatactacaaaaaaatagaaatgatTCATATATccttataaataataatatcataccatgtctatataaattttacatatcCAAGTTAAGAAGAGCAAAGTacgtattttaaaaaaaacgtgaaatttatttttttcttccatgACATAGaactttaatattaaaatatatttaataatgaataaagtaactattataaaacatacatttaattgtaaagatttgaatatttattttttaaattttatttcattatcattttattttttatataatatataattaaaatatttataactaCAATATACTTTACAGCATAAACAAAGAAAACGAATTTcaaagaattattaaatattttttaatactatttttaatacaCAAACATTCgtttatataacataattcacatacattcataattattcaaaatatttaatacagttatttaatatagtttagttgttaaataatttttccattaGTTTCTtcaagaaaatattttaaaaatatatattattccttattattataaacaaaatgagtttgttcattttatagattatagagaatactttttttaaatattgaaagagaataattatatatataaattctgatttcaaattaataattctttactataagaattatatattcaaaaaatggTTATTACtcttaaataaatttaattatcataataatataacaatagtaataataataaataaaaaagtaaatttttgtatttcatattatataaattatgaaactTGAAATCTATATTAtcatacatttaaaaagtaaaatttatacagtactactatataatattttaaaaaatatataattt
This genomic window contains:
- the PmUG01_08010800 gene encoding fam-l protein, producing the protein MKKSIMIFSFIKIVVLIFLTWIPHLSDHVIRSNKYLGKKYTLAIKLDDRIYRLLAKYKKDKDSKVVMLRDDISNNGMDKKKGISNTEKECTEKKKELYRGSLNNYDGQKQDMNNKCSKFVTKKYSHLEKKIFKELDFVDFLKRNKNISDKTYKKIMRKKFSLRLVSPLLLFLLLFSLLIVDISLCLSNVDAFWELSGLKSILSPYEGILKQYFKWLLTGVTNSSKSVLGELFNIVLYVIPFLILGVTLISYVFYYHKKAKKYEKIKFNKK
- the PmUG01_08010900 gene encoding Plasmodium exported protein, unknown function, producing MEEKNKFHVFFKIRTLLFLTWICKIYIDMSIYNKFLNENNHVNIKIDTRNYRLLAKHNQGRRSDMMWIKEEIPNNREYEKKPICNNEKVSKGKNKLRNECSLNNARDYGKYKKCKSSGGNIKNYFGKRMLDKIYYKNKVRAAINSDFAYLRKDILLKVDVITVLFSFIVLYALAVILYRYFFLKSGCTFEISFDKFDLHETSIALLVIAVIVIPVIIYIGRKLIRNVKLKYKKCEINNTAYPSFRKALFL